tatttttcattgaaaagAAAATACAAGAGGTTAATGGATGGAGacgaaataaacatatttttctcaCCATCTAAATTAAAACCCCTAAATAAACTAAGACATACCAAGAGGATAGTGAGACAAAAGGCTGCAAGAGCCAATACTAGAATCATGAAGCTTCAAAATAGTTTAAGGCAGGTACAAAACCAAATGAAAATGTTTTCTGAAGAATCATTAACAGATATAGTTGAAAAATCTGGTATTTCACAAATCCAATCAGTTTTATTACGTGAAATATTTGCAGCTgcaaaactgaaaaataataaaagtcgaCGTTACTCAGAAAATTGGATGCTCTTATGCCTATTATTTCAAATTcggtaatttttaattgtttagtgttatttttttaatataatcttatttttatcacaaaaaaattaattcatattgtatctatttaattttctacAGATCTCCTACAGGATATAAATTTTTGAAAGAACAAGGAGTTTTGCCATTACCATGTGTTGAAACAATTAGAAGACATTTGCTAGCAGTAAAAAATGGATGTGGTTTTGACCTCTCATTTTTTAAgcttctgaaaaaaaaatgtttaagttataCACCGAGCCAAAAAAAAGGAATTTTGCttcttgatgaaatttttttgagaaaaaatattcatgTCAACAGCAGAAGTCTTACTTACAGTGGATTAGAGGACTTTGGAGGAGAGATAAAAAATAAGGTTGGGAGTTCTGAAGAAGCTGACCATGGATTAGTGTTCATGTGGCAAGGGTTAGCAACCAACGTTACTCAGTCTATAGCTGTATTTGCGTCCAAAGGGCCAGTTAAAGGTTTTACTAtacttaactattttatatatttttcacatttttttttttttttatatattatataatgtttgttGAAATTATAGGTGTTGATTTATCTCAATTACTTATTAAGGCTATTCTTTTGCTGGAAGATGCTGGGCTACAGGTTTTAGGTGTAACATGTGATGGTGCTTCAACTAATAAGACTATGTTCAAAAACCTAGGAATAAATGGAAGCAAATCAgagttaaaaaactattttattaatccTTTCGACGagcttagaaaaatatttgttttcagtgATGCTCCACATGTAATAAAGAATATACGAAAtcgtttagttaaaaaaaaactgttgaaggtatttaactttttaattataactatattatctaatttaattaaatacatgtttaAGAATATTTCTTGAACTTTTTAGCTTCATCCATTGAAGGATTATGTCAAATGGGAACATTACTGTTCTGTTTTTAATAACGATTCAAAAACCATGTTGAAAATATGCCCAAAAATAACTAAAGCCCATATTGAATTAAACAATCTATCAAAAATGAAGGTGAAATATGCCACACAGGTAATAGTTTGTTAGGGATTAATGtagtaatatgaataataataatttaaaaatattaattgtataacattGGAAAAAGTGTAATATGTCATCCactaaagaatattatttatgtgtctattgaaataaatttaaaatactcatgtttaaatagatatttagtAATTCAATGGCCATTGGTATCCGATTTTACCGTGACCGGAAATTAAAAGGACTCGAAGATTCTTTAGAAACTGAAGAATTCacattattcttaaataatatgtttgatgcTCTAAATAGGAAATTTCCTGCTGAAGGCATTAAGAAACACAGCAAAGATTTAGAGGTTATTTATGTGTTTCtgttgtgtgtgtgttggcCATGAATTAAGATATCTTAATTTGTGGTATTGGCTAATGGCATTTGTTCTTTATATGTGtctgtgtttttatgtttaactatttatctataatttgtagtacttaatatcttaataaatctaataggttaggttatttagAGAAATTGgttgattatttgtttattttatactaataaatgtttaatattagtgtgcataacttatataaaattgattagctaattacattttttattctaaaaaaggTATTAAACCAAAGCCTTATTTGGTTAGATAATTGGCAACAACATTTCATAGATGGTAAAATACTGGAAAAAGAATTTCTAACTAGAAATACAGCAGATTCTTTGAGATTGACTTTAAAATCTAGCATCGATTTAGTTACATATTTACTTGACGAATGCAATTTTCAGTATGTTCTAACTTCCAAGTTCAATCAAGATGCGATTGAAGTAAGCAAATCATTTCCAGTTAATTAGTGTGTATTAAAAGtcttaatgatatttattgcaGATTTTTTTTGGTATTGTGAGACAAACAGCAGGACCTAATGACCACCCTGCTACTCCAACATTTCTACAGCTATACAGACTATTATCTGTATACTCGTTAGTCAAACCACCTAAATCAGGAAATTGTACATTATCAGAAGGTacgattaaaatttaactaactatctaatttaataaatataattaacataccTAGTACTTACTTTAGATTCCAACTATAGTCCTGCATTAACAATAACTGATTTGAAAGAAGCAGCTATGAAAAATCCATCACAGcgagttgaaaaaataaatcaactaaAATCTCAGATAGACTTAATTGTTGAAGAAGGTAGATGGGACCTAGatgatatatttgaaaatgctgACATTAGTAAAGCTGACACATTTGACtgtgttgtttattatttagcagggtaatatatattatttattgttaatctGTAATACTACTTTTAGACTACAGTAGTATAgccaaagtataatatacaatttataatttatatttatctatttgatTAGATATTTGGCCAGACGGATTGCAAAGAAAACGGATTGCCCTGACTGCTTAGCTGGGATTTAGAGCTTCGATGAAGTTACCATAAATCATGCTGAATTAGTCAATCTAAAATCTCGAAGCTATTTAACTCACCCAGACAGTAATTTTTATGTACTACTTAGGAGGATTGAGAGTTCATTCATGAAACATGCAAATAGTGCCAATGTGTTTGATGATACTGTAGAGGATTTCATATCAAACAACTATATAGTACCATTTCCTTGTGATGTCCATAAAGAAAAGGTCATATTGgatatactaatatcatataTCACAATGAGAATGCGTCAACATTCTTATATGactaataaaaaactaaaaagtcaaaacttaataaaaaagaaaCTGTCAAAGTTAGTTTCCAAATAGTGTTACGAACAatttatttggaaataattgtatacaattaaaagttataattaataaataaaatatgtattaaaaatttgagaaatttaaatatttaattagggACCTGGCACAGTGGCACATCggtaacataaataaatgatttttgaataattctctgtGATAGACGATAGTATTgataataagtacatacattatacaccagGGCTAAAATAGCGCTAGTTGGTTTGACACATCTTAGCAATTAGTGTATTCAGTTTATCACATTCCGTTCCGTATccagtatatcttaattcgtggtcaCAGGTTAACCACCGTAGAACCACTCTTACCATTTTCTCTTATCACTCACGGACACCCGGGTATCTAGACACGGTCTTTATTTTTTCGGGTCATTTCTTTTGAaggtaagtttttattattttaatacattatattaattagacgaaaaaatacatattctgATATTTATTACTTGTATAAAACTTGTCCAtaaggtatttttattaaatatttaccttaaaattgatattttggaCAGTATGAGACGAGGCACAATaagacagtttttttttgtcttatactCTTCAAAGGCGTTCTTGTCGTTCTTGATGGCTGCTTAAGTATCGGTTAAGACTAAGCGTCAAAATGCATCGGTCACTAAAGAAATCCTGTTGTTTATTGTTATcagaaattttgaaaacggcCCGTCTAATGTACCAtctaatgtgttaaattttattaataaagcgaatatttattaatacttaattagtGTTCTTTTAGGGCTAGTAATGGTTAAGAACCTAGtcagaaaaaccaaaaatggaagttttagtgttttaaaacaaaataaattgaatgagATTTGTCTCTTAGAAAAATGAATGTCTCAATGTGCCACTCAAAACCCCTCTCCCCTACACATTCTAAGATAAACAAActgtattacttattttttttggcACTTAAACTCTTATTACTAGCATGGGTGATTAAACATCAATTagactatttaaattaatattcatataattactGATTTTAAGTTAACACTGGGTGTATAACTATAAAGGTAGGAAAATAACACTAAGTTTGTACCTAAATAGGattcaaattcaacattttttcactaaaataatatactgtacaaaCAATCTCAAAACAATATGTTGGTAACGGTGTACAAAAatgattctataatattttagaatctttccatttttcattaaatattatgatctgatttattttgtatttttttgaagatattattgttattataaatgtgtttttagttttttactatatggcttaaaatttaaatttaaattcaattttttgattttaatttcaagtttGCTTATtgatattagttttttctgctttaaatttaaaataatatattttttactattttttcatagagtattattaatcatttataacgataattataatttatttataaatgtcctTTTAGTTTTAAGGCATTCAAATCCTGGgcttaatatacaatttacaatgcaAAATTCAAAGCAAATACCAGAAACCAGGAGATGTAAACCAGccaaattatatgaaaaatcatcatttgttgatatttatgaAGTATTGCAATCCTTAAGAAAGTAAGTGGTAAGTGATTTAAActgatagataaatattaaaaacaaattttgtttttagtggtgaagttttttgtgatattaaacttgaaacagatgataacaaaataatattcgcACATAAAGTAGTTTTAGCATCGGCTAGTCAATATTTCCATGCTATGTTCACAAAATTTCTAGAAGGGAATCTTGATCTTGTAGTTATAAGACAGATAGACTCAACCGCTTTACTGCACttggtaaattttatttattcaggaAAAATCATGGTTACTGAAGAAACCGTCCAGGTAATAATAGATAAAGTTTGATTTAACTAtggaaaactaaattatttaaattgtatattgtttatttctcAAGGTTTTGTTACCAGGTGCTAATCTCTTGCAGTTAGAAGAAGTAAAACAGGCATGTTGTGATTTTTTACAGACACAACTCTGCCCTGCAAATTGTATCGATATAAACGCAATAGCTAATTTATATAACTGTACGGAATTGTTAACAAGTTCAGAACAATATATTCAACAACACTATTCgtacgaaatattatttattattataattctatacatttaatttattattgttatattttgattgttagaGAAGTTGTTGGCAGTGAAGATTTCCTATCTTTATCATCGGCACAAGTAATTAAGTTGATCTCCAGTGATAAACTTAAGGTTTCATCTGAAGAAAAAGTAGGCAAACTCGAATTGATGATactgttatattttagtattggcAAAGAAAAAATTCAGTAACCTTCTAATATGTAATATGAAgtctaattttattaatttatatttattgttttaggtatttgaaagtgttattcgttgggtaaaaCATGAATTAGGTTcaagaaaatgttttttaccCCATTTACTGGAATACGTACGTTTACCATTAACATCAAAGAACTACATAATAGATAAAGTTGTTGAGGAACCTcttcttaaaaattgttttaaatgtaatttttttctttaaatatacttttactgtgaattaatttatattttataatatatatatatatttatattactaatttattaaggTAAAGATTACATAAGTGaggcattaaattttcatatactCAAGGCAGCAGAACTTATTCCACAAAACATCCGGCATCAACCTAGATATGGagataaagtataattttgttatcatttatttctcttttcaatatatttaacatttttacattataaaaggTGATATTGGTTGATGGTGGAATGGATACTAACGTAAGTAAGGGTATAGAATGGTATGACCCAAAAACGGACCGATGGCAGTATGCACCAGAAATGTTTACAACCCGTGAAGGAGCTGGTCTAGCTGTAGTGAAAGAAAATTTAGTGTTTGCTGTGGGTGGTGTTGATAAAAATCATGTTGAAACTCTTCGTTCAGTTGCTGTGCTGGATGTTACTTCAGAATCACCATATTGGATACAAACAGTTGACATGATAGTTAAACGAGAATATCCAGTAGTTGGTGTAATAAACAATTATCTATATGTCGTAAGTaatgttgtaatataattagtacttctatatttatgttatgaagtagttaataatgaattatataatacattttaggttGGTGGATTTAATACTGATGATGGAGATTTAAATAGTGCAGAAATGTTTGACTACAATACTCAAAAATGGAGTATGATATCTAGTTTACCTTTTATAAGATGTTCCTTTGGGGCCGGAGTCCTGAATAATCTTTTATACGtggtaaactattttattatatgattttaaatttgtaatatatttgttataataataataataataagtggaGTAAATTAAATTCtcatgaaaacgaaatatatctacaaaataaaatatttctagacAGTAGGATTGACTATTTCACGTACATAATCCCTATCAGTGGAGACATTGTCACCATTTGAATTGTAAGCCACAGGTAGTAATAAAGTTATTCCAATTATCAGAAATTTACGAAACAATTGTATTTTGGATCTCCTGAAATCTTTCTTGAGTGttaaaccaataaaaataacattgaatGTAAAAGGCAGGCACCATCACCGATAATTTGTGTATCTAATTGAGGTGTCAACATTCCATTGACAAAAAGCTCTTCAATCAAAATATCTGAACAAATTCATTGAATaggcacatttttaaataattaaccaataaaacgaataaaatcgATATAATTCAGTTCAAATGAAAgaaagttgttataataatataccgactATGTTTTAtgaagatattaaaaaataataatggtcatcatggaaataataacaataataaagttcattgtatataggtatacaatttacaccTAAATTTTGTTCTTTGCTGATTTTAACACCTTAGACTCAACATTTTgcaaaaatcctttcttagtgcacagtgaaattataatattcatcaacCCTATAGCTCTAATAGGTTTGGCGTTGTTATGAATCAGTCACTCAGGACAGTCTCGTTTATACATAcagattaataattttgaacttATGTCATATTTCGATTGAAAtgctaatttataatacatgtttgtaattaaaaataatagtattgtgtTTATTCAACTTTTCATAAATGATATGTACTCTAtcacttttattgaaaacgctatgcgataatattgtattttcggttttttttctacttcacaatttgtattaattttattttataggtaggaGGATATGATCAATCATTACGGGATTTAGACACTGTTGAATGTTATCATCCCAGTTTTGATACATGGAAACCAGTTGCAAAAATGTCCGTGTGTCGCAGTGATGTCGGAGTAGGAGTTTTAGATGGTGTACTGTATGCTGTAGGTGGTTATGATGGATTGAACTACCTTAGTAGTGTTGAAACATACAGACCAAGTACAGGAGTTTGGACTTCTATAACAGATATGCATTTGCCTCGAAGACATCCTGGTATATCTTGTtgtttaataattctaaattattgcaacaaaatgtttgtcaatatattaaatttaagttaaattttcaatataggaGTAGTTGCATTAGACGGTTTATTGTATGTTGTCGGTGGACTCGACGACTCTCACTTTTTGTATTCTTCAGAATTTTACAACCCACAAACCAATTCTTGGACCATGGTCACAACATCAATGAATGATGAACGGATTCATGCAGTAGTACTAGCCATTAATAGGCCAAGACATTTTACAACTTGTTAGCATTcatgatgtttattttatacaatttattaatgtttattatattgtattatagtatcattattgattttccattaattttttagtttttaaatgttttgttaaaaggttttcatattataaccgtCATTATAATGAAAGTTTgcaattaatgatttataactagttaaaaatatatagttactttaatttctattttacttttccattgctaaaaattgaacatttaaattaagGTTTGTCATAATTCATGAGTAGTTAATATTGTAaccaacaattataattaaacaaatatatacttaaacgcAATTTTcttcatatgtatttttaatccAAATTAGGATGAAATTAGAgaggtatttatttaattatatattaattataaatttaaactggAATAAACCTAAGgtaacaatttttatagttattaatatagtaggACTTACATCTATTTATGTAGACTGAATGACAGTAAAAATaaccactcagaatctaaaatattcaataattataaatttaattattatagtattattattgatattaactaTTGAGTCTAAATACCACATAGGTTAGATTAGGAACGGCCGTGCTGTTTCACTTTTTGACGCTGCAGGGAAACCGTAGTCTATAGCTTAATAGCAAGACTGAACGGACTGAGAACTTCTGTTGTAAAATTACATTATGAAGTCTGGTCATGCCAGATCTAATTTTAAAAGGTTAGTTCcatgaacaatcacaattttttaaagtgttgtcattttttaagggaaacgaagtgcacagggTCAGCTAGTTGTTCATAAATCCAATAACGTACAATCATACAATCATCTACATAATTACTACTGTACCTACGCACAGACTAAATCATTTTTTCGAGTTAACCCGAAACCcgaattagttttgttttttacaaacTCTTCATGTGATATATCATTTCGTATGTATTTCTTGTGGTGAGTTCGATTTTGTagagttaaataatcaataataataataacaggaacAATCTAACAAACAATCATTGGTgatttcttgaaaataaaaatgtttaataatttaattgattctgattaaaatattaagtatttaattatttcttaaacctattatatgatataatttattactttattacttaattagtaaaataaatccaaatatagccaatagcaatataaaatagactTGGTCTCAACAAAACTGAAAGTATTGACAGCCGTgaccaaaataagaaaacactaataactaataataacttgtgttatttcattatttgcgaCGAACTTCCAAAGCGgaattacctatgtcctatgTACTCAAATATCGTAATACGcggctatatttattatttaccagtttttcggtaatcacgaaatcataatttatattttattttatttgtctatggCTCAACAGTCAGTGCccctatattttaaacattttaatattttattatttattatatccatcgACTTGGCATGTGggaaattgtacatttgtaatttgtatcacatTCGGTCTACGAGTCTACGACGCGCCTCTCACTACGTACCtactcaattttcaattttattattatttcatcgtacaatttgtaagtacataatgCAGTAATGTGGaacataaaattactaatttagCGAACACTGGATTACTGGAATAGCTGATGAAAATAAGAATTAGTTTGACGTGGTGGTAAATGCAATTACCGCcatgtattattatctatgaccGTGTTACGGCGGCTTATCCCACCACTTTGCTCCGGCGGGCGGCAACGCGAATTATTTTATGAGATTTGTGAGTTTTGAATAGGTtgtgactatattatacgacttctgtaacaattatacttaatatgttCCTCGCCTCACTGAGCTGAATGGCTGAAAAATGAATAGTTGTCCGaccttatctt
This genomic window from Metopolophium dirhodum isolate CAU chromosome 1, ASM1992520v1, whole genome shotgun sequence contains:
- the LOC132936509 gene encoding kelch-like protein 2 isoform X1 produces the protein MQNSKQIPETRRCKPAKLYEKSSFVDIYEVLQSLRNGEVFCDIKLETDDNKIIFAHKVVLASASQYFHAMFTKFLEGNLDLVVIRQIDSTALLHLVNFIYSGKIMVTEETVQVLLPGANLLQLEEVKQACCDFLQTQLCPANCIDINAIANLYNCTELLTSSEQYIQQHYSEVVGSEDFLSLSSAQVIKLISSDKLKVSSEEKVFESVIRWVKHELGSRKCFLPHLLEYVRLPLTSKNYIIDKVVEEPLLKNCFKCKDYISEALNFHILKAAELIPQNIRHQPRYGDKVILVDGGMDTNVSKGIEWYDPKTDRWQYAPEMFTTREGAGLAVVKENLVFAVGGVDKNHVETLRSVAVLDVTSESPYWIQTVDMIVKREYPVVGVINNYLYVVGGFNTDDGDLNSAEMFDYNTQKWSMISSLPFIRCSFGAGVLNNLLYVVGGYDQSLRDLDTVECYHPSFDTWKPVAKMSVCRSDVGVGVLDGVLYAVGGYDGLNYLSSVETYRPSTGVWTSITDMHLPRRHPGVVALDGLLYVVGGLDDSHFLYSSEFYNPQTNSWTMVTTSMNDERIHAVVLAINRPRHFTTC
- the LOC132936509 gene encoding kelch-like protein 2 isoform X3, whose translation is MQNSKQIPETRRCKPAKLYEKSSFVDIYEVLQSLRNGEVFCDIKLETDDNKIIFAHKVVLASASQYFHAMFTKFLEGNLDLVVIRQIDSTALLHLVNFIYSGKIMVTEETVQVLLPGANLLQLEEVKQACCDFLQTQLCPANCIDINAIANLYNCTELLTSSEQYIQQHYSEVVGSEDFLSLSSAQVIKLISSDKLKVSSEEKVFESVIRWVKHELGSRKCFLPHLLEYVRLPLTSKNYIIDKVVEEPLLKNCFKCKDYISEALNFHILKAAELIPQNIRHQPRYGDKVILVDGGMDTNVSKGIEWYDPKTDRWQYAPEMFTTREGAGLAVVKENLVFAVGGVDKNHVETLRSVAVLDVTSESPYWIQTVDMIVKREYPVVGVINNYLYVVGGFNTDDGDLNSAEMFDYNTQKWSMISSLPFIRCSFGAGVLNNLLYVVGGYDQSLRDLDTVECYHPSFDTWKPVAKMSVCRSDVGVGVLDGVLYAVGGYDGLNYLSSVETYRPSTGVWTSITDMHLPRRHPGISCCLIILNYCNKMFVNILNLS
- the LOC132936042 gene encoding uncharacterized protein LOC132936042, which gives rise to MVRENKCCIQNCPGLHKSGFSVPQCSFNEWQEAIGTSLSKRSRICGAHFSKNDIHDTWTSGEGLTESICLKKPRLKDGAVPKLLLNGNAGNIDTPITLNTSSSFNNTNENMEWSVSSDINTSYTSQTSSTTLSTNFNENSELYNLLSKKSHNIKLPSYWLNDLTTKNKKLKTKFISFFKMGCYGNRCQRIVEKQLVVTEKSELIIYVLDVQLSVEEIEMFYPTSSVTLTKPTIFDIEKIISTIDKAYVCYGAALVSDFPNVKPSFGFQYTMSNGYWKHSNCKKISIENSGMCSWCQRLYFSLKRKYKRLMDGDEINIFFSPSKLKPLNKLRHTKRIVRQKAARANTRIMKLQNSLRQVQNQMKMFSEESLTDIVEKSGISQIQSVLLREIFAAAKLKNNKSRRYSENWMLLCLLFQIRSPTGYKFLKEQGVLPLPCVETIRRHLLAVKNGCGFDLSFFKLLKKKCLSYTPSQKKGILLLDEIFLRKNIHVNSRSLTYSGLEDFGGEIKNKVGSSEEADHGLVFMWQGLATNVTQSIAVFASKGPVKGVDLSQLLIKAILLLEDAGLQVLGVTCDGASTNKTMFKNLGINGSKSELKNYFINPFDELRKIFVFSDAPHVIKNIRNQYFLNFLASSIEGLCQMGTLLFCF
- the LOC132936509 gene encoding kelch-like protein 2 isoform X2, which codes for MQNSKQIPETRRCKPAKLYEKSSFVDIYEVLQSLRNGEVFCDIKLETDDNKIIFAHKVVLASASQYFHAMFTKFLEGNLDLVVIRQIDSTALLHLVNFIYSGKIMVTEETVQVLLPGANLLQLEEVKQACCDFLQTQLCPANCIDINAIANLYNCTELLTSSEQYIQQHYSEVVGSEDFLSLSSAQVIKLISSDKLKVSSEEKVFESVIRWVKHELGSRKCFLPHLLEYVRLPLTSKNYIIDKVVEEPLLKNCFKYYISEALNFHILKAAELIPQNIRHQPRYGDKVILVDGGMDTNVSKGIEWYDPKTDRWQYAPEMFTTREGAGLAVVKENLVFAVGGVDKNHVETLRSVAVLDVTSESPYWIQTVDMIVKREYPVVGVINNYLYVVGGFNTDDGDLNSAEMFDYNTQKWSMISSLPFIRCSFGAGVLNNLLYVVGGYDQSLRDLDTVECYHPSFDTWKPVAKMSVCRSDVGVGVLDGVLYAVGGYDGLNYLSSVETYRPSTGVWTSITDMHLPRRHPGVVALDGLLYVVGGLDDSHFLYSSEFYNPQTNSWTMVTTSMNDERIHAVVLAINRPRHFTTC